In Nocardioides conyzicola, one genomic interval encodes:
- the rarD gene encoding EamA family transporter RarD, giving the protein MPDARRGLLFGVAAYAMWGLFPLYWGLLEPAGAFEILAHRVLWSCVTMSVLLLLLRRGPQLLAIWRDRRVRLLLTVAAVVVSVNWATYIWGVNHDRVVETSLGYFINPLVTVLMGVVILKERLRPLQWWAMGIATAAVVVLSVDYGRLPYIALVLAFTFGSYGLCKKTANVGATDSLTYETAVIAPFALAYVAWLGATGGSNFANHGVGHSLLFMATGVITAVPLICFGAAATRVSMVSLGLLQYLAPIIQFALGILWFHEDMPAGRWAGFVLVWIALTIFTIEAVNHRRRQLRLTVEASAA; this is encoded by the coding sequence GTGCCAGACGCCCGTCGTGGATTGCTGTTCGGCGTCGCGGCCTACGCGATGTGGGGTCTCTTCCCGCTCTACTGGGGGCTGCTCGAGCCCGCCGGCGCCTTCGAGATCCTGGCCCACCGGGTGCTGTGGTCGTGCGTCACCATGTCCGTGCTCCTCCTGCTGCTCCGGCGCGGGCCGCAGCTGCTGGCGATCTGGCGCGACCGGCGGGTGCGGCTGCTGCTGACGGTGGCCGCCGTCGTCGTGAGCGTCAACTGGGCGACCTACATCTGGGGCGTCAACCACGACCGGGTGGTCGAGACGTCGCTCGGCTACTTCATCAACCCGCTCGTGACGGTGCTGATGGGGGTGGTGATCCTCAAGGAGCGGCTGCGCCCGCTGCAGTGGTGGGCGATGGGCATCGCGACGGCCGCCGTGGTCGTGCTCTCCGTCGACTACGGCCGCCTGCCCTACATCGCCCTGGTGCTCGCCTTCACGTTCGGCAGCTACGGGCTGTGCAAGAAGACCGCCAACGTCGGCGCGACCGACAGCCTCACCTACGAGACGGCGGTGATCGCGCCGTTCGCGCTCGCCTACGTCGCCTGGCTCGGCGCCACCGGCGGCTCGAACTTCGCCAACCACGGGGTCGGCCACTCGCTGCTCTTCATGGCGACCGGCGTCATCACCGCCGTCCCCCTCATCTGCTTCGGCGCCGCCGCGACCCGCGTCTCCATGGTGTCCCTGGGACTGCTGCAGTACCTCGCGCCCATCATCCAGTTCGCCCTCGGGATCCTGTGGTTCCACGAGGACATGCCCGCCGGCCGCTGGGCCGGCTTCGTGCTGGTCTGGATCGCGCTGACGATCTTCACCATCGAGGCGGTCAACCACCGCCGGCGTCAGCTGCGGCTCACCGTCGAGGCGAGCGCCGCCTGA
- a CDS encoding SRPBCC family protein, with amino-acid sequence MSWWIAEAERTLTEDVPAPPDQVRDLYVDLDSLQVVHPLIVSVEELSRTDEADGYRQTYRVVDQLRMGPFNFRITYRAGWHVPVHGPVETEAHQSPSVRLLGTVTFDPGSGGTRVTERLRISAPRPLVGYTAREAVKAHAAMFAGIRAHFAAA; translated from the coding sequence ATGAGCTGGTGGATCGCCGAGGCCGAGCGGACACTGACGGAGGACGTGCCCGCCCCGCCCGACCAGGTGCGCGACCTCTACGTCGACCTGGACAGCCTCCAGGTCGTCCACCCGCTCATCGTGTCCGTCGAGGAGCTGTCGCGCACCGACGAGGCCGACGGCTACCGGCAGACCTACCGGGTCGTGGACCAGCTGCGGATGGGCCCGTTCAACTTCCGGATCACCTACCGGGCCGGGTGGCACGTCCCCGTGCACGGCCCGGTGGAGACCGAGGCGCACCAGTCGCCGAGCGTGCGCCTGCTCGGCACCGTCACCTTCGACCCCGGGTCCGGCGGCACCCGCGTCACCGAGCGGCTGCGGATCTCCGCGCCGCGTCCGCTGGTCGGCTACACCGCCCGCGAGGCCGTCAAGGCGCACGCGGCCATGTTCGCGGGCATCCGGGCGCACTTCGCCGCGGCCTGA
- a CDS encoding DUF6174 domain-containing protein, whose product MSRKVWIAGAALVAAIVAVVVSTHLDDWAAARAHGSAQRLWESREPTTYSFDYTACSGMCEPCHAHITVTDGEVTSVAGGGGCRGLDRDSAPTIDTIFEMEERDRSAEMTDSFEIRYDPTWGFPASVVLHCPPETSDCGTSYEVTGFRER is encoded by the coding sequence ATGAGTCGAAAGGTCTGGATCGCAGGTGCAGCGCTGGTCGCCGCGATCGTGGCGGTCGTCGTCTCGACCCACCTCGACGACTGGGCGGCCGCCCGGGCCCATGGCAGCGCGCAGCGGCTCTGGGAGTCGCGCGAGCCGACGACGTACTCGTTCGACTACACGGCCTGCAGCGGCATGTGCGAGCCCTGCCACGCCCACATCACCGTGACCGACGGTGAGGTCACGAGCGTGGCCGGCGGAGGCGGGTGCCGCGGCCTCGACCGGGACAGCGCGCCCACCATCGACACGATCTTCGAGATGGAGGAGCGGGACCGCTCGGCCGAGATGACCGACTCGTTCGAGATCCGCTACGACCCGACGTGGGGGTTCCCGGCGTCCGTCGTGCTGCACTGCCCGCCGGAGACGAGCGACTGCGGCACCAGCTACGAGGTCACGGGCTTCCGGGAGCGCTAG